From the genome of Candidatus Omnitrophota bacterium:
ATCAGGCAAAACCTTTGCTTTAGCCAAAAGGTATCTCGAACTTATCGCTAGCCCTAAGCTTATTAAAGAGCCTCTATCATTACGCTCGATTTTAGCTATTACTTTTACCAATAAAGCAACTATTGAGATGAAGGAACGAATTCTTGATCTGCTTAAAAAAATAGCCCTAGATGGTTTTTTGAGTCAAGCCGAAAGAGAAGATATTCTAAACTTGTTAGGCTTAGATCAGGAAAAGGCTAAGCTGATCGCTCATGATATTGTTGATAGGATAGTTCGCCATTATAATTTTTTTCAAGTTAAAACTATTGATAGTTTTATCAATGCCCTTCTTTTAGGTTGCGCTTTAAACATTGACCGTTCAAGCTCCTTTAAGATTAAGCGTGATTACCGACATCATTTGGCCTTTTGTCTTGATTTAGTTATTGACCAAGCTTCAAGTAATCGAGTAATCTTAAAGCTTCTTGAGGAGTTTTTAGATCACTATTTATTTGTTGAAAACCGAAAAGGTTGGTTTCCCAAGGAGGATATTCTAAGTTTAATGCATTCTTTGTTCACTTTAAGTAATAAGTTTGGTGGTCTTTTTCAGGTCTACAAGGGCAAAGGTTTGGATGTAATTAAAATGAAACGACATATTTATCAAAAGATTGTCGAGCTTTCACTTACCTTGCCGGAAGGCATCAATGCTAATGCGTTTAGGTCTATCGTTGGTTTTGTTGATAAGTCAGAAAATATATTTGATATCGCTGACATTCCCCAAAGTTTAACTAAGTCTAATCCACTGATGAATAAGGAAAAAGTCGCTCCGGAAGACTTTATTAAAAGGTGGAGGAGTATCCATGGGCAGTTAGTTGAGCTCATCGAGCTTGACGCGACGGTTGCTTACAATCCTTACGTAGCTCTTTTTCATAAGCTATTAGAGTTTTTTCAGGTTATATCTAAAAAAGAAGACGTATTATTTTTAGAAGAGCTTAATCATAAGGCGCGTTTACTTTTTGATCAGGAGGGCTTAACTGTCGCCGAAGCTTATTATCGTTTAGCTACTAGATTCAGACACTACCTGATTGATGAATTTCAGGATACCAGTATTTTGCAGTGGCGTAATCTAGAGCCGATGATTGATGAGGCTTTGTCAACTGGTGGTTCTTTATTTTATGTTGGGGATAAAAAGCAGGCTATCTATCGTTTTCGTGGTGGCGAGTCCGGTCTTTTTGATGAAATTAAAGGTAAATTTTCACGATATAATGTTATCCCGACTCAACTTACCAACAATTGGCGCAGCCAAAAAGCAATCATTGATTTTAACAACAGGATATTTTCAAAGGATAACTTAGCTAAGGCTTTAGAGCTTTCTGGAATAAATGAGGCACTTTCTGGTGATTCCGGTGGTTGTAGCGAAATTGCAGATGTGTTTAAAGATGCCTTTCAGAAAGGTAGGGACAAAAATTGCATGGGTTATGTGTCTGTTGAGCATTTGGATGAGAAGAATCAATCCGAGCGAAATGAAATTATGCAGCCTAAGATTATAGGCTTACTTAAGAGCTTAAGCGAGCGTTTCCGCTATGAAGATATTGCAATACTTACCCGCAACAACTCTGAAGTAGAGCTAATAAGTTCTTGGTTACTTTCAGAAAAGATTCCAGTTGAGTCGGAAAAAACTCTTAACGTCATTGAGAATTCTTTAATCAAGGAAGTTATCTGTCTTTTAAAATTTCTGAATTCTCCGATTGACGATTTGAGTTTTGTCGGTTTTATTCTTGGAGAAATATTTATTAAAGCTAGTGGGGTATCCCGAGAGCAAATCAGCCAGTTTATTTTTGAGCTTCATTCTAAGCGGAAGGGAAGTGGAGGTATTTCTTTTTATCGTAAGTTTGCCAAGCAGTATCCGAAAATTTGGAAGCAGTACTTTGAAGATTTTTTTCAGAGTGTTGGGTTTATTTCAGTTTATGAGTTGCTTTCGAGTATTTATAATCGTTTTAGCCTGTTTGCTAATTTTTCTAAGCAGCAGGCTTTTTTTATGAAGTTTTTTGAGTTAGTTAAACAGAGAGAAGATGAATACGTTGGGATTGGGGAGTTTTTAGATTATTTAGAGAGTGCAGCTTCCGAAGATCTATATGTTACTATCACCCATAGCGATTCGGTTAAAGTTCTTACTGTTCATAAGTCCAAGGGGTTGGAATTCCCGGTAGTGATTATTCCTTTTTTTAGGATCGAGATAAGCCCAGAAACCGGCGCTAAAGGAACGAATTCTTATGTTTTGCCTGGCAATGAGAATCAAGATTTAGGTTTAGTGAGAATTACAAAAACTCACCGTCTTTTTTCTAAGAAATTAAATAAGATTTATGCTCAAAATTACAAGAAGGCCTGTATTGATGAGTTGAATAATATCTATGTAGCCTTAACTCGGCCTAAACATGAGTTATATATTTTTATTCCTAATAAGAGTGGCCCAAGCTCTAATAAGGCTTCGTTTTTTATTCCTAAGGATTTAACTAAGCTTGGCGTCCAGAAGGAATATTCGGATTTAAAAAAAGATATCACTCAGCCAATGATCGAGACTCAGGGCCAGGATTATCGAAATTGGATAGATGTTCTTGGTGAAAAAAAGACTCCTAAGTCAGAAGTTATTAATCGGGAGAAAATATTGGAAGGAAAAGTAATCCACGCTTTGCTTGCCCAAATTAAAAATTACTCAGTTAGAGACAAAAGCTTAGCGGTTGATGAGGCTATTGCTATTGTCAAAAGAGATTATCCTAATATCGATAACTTTGCTCAATATAAGAATAAACTTATTAAATTGGTGGAAGATGAAAGATTTAAAGATATATTTTATTCTGGCGAAGCTAAGGTTTATTGTGAAAAAGAAGTGGTTAACAAGTATGGTGATTTAAAAAGAGTTGATCGGTTGATCATTGGTGAAAAAGATATCACCATCATTGACTATAAGAGCACAAGCAGCCAAATGGATAAAGACAGAGAGCAGGTTAAGGAATATTTAGAGATATTTTCCGGTATCTATTCTAAAAAGAAACTTAAAGGGTTTATCGTGTATTTAGACGATTTTTCTTTAGAAGAAGTAAAATTTTAATTTAATAATAGTTATGGAAAAAGTCGTAAGTTTAAATTTAAGTGATAATTTTATTGAAAGACTAGCCGATTTTATCCTTGATAATTTCAAGGATACCACTGATTTTAGCAATATTGCTTGTGTTTTTGGCGGCAAGCGGCCAAGTTTATTTTTGCGGCGGGCTCTTAGCGAGAAAATAAAAAAGCCTTTTTATCCACCGACTATTTTTACGATTGATGAGTTTGTGGAATATTCTTTGGGTGCATCAGCTAAGAGGCCGATCGGTGATCTTGAGGCGGCTTATTGTGTTTACAATATTGTTGCTAAGTATTCACCGAGCTTACTTAAGAAAAGAAAGGGTTTCGCTGAATTTTTACCTTGGGCTAGAGAGATTAATTCTTTTATCGAACAACTTGATTTGGAAAATATTTCTAATCAGAAGCTTAAAGGGATAGCTAGCAGCGCTGAGATTGGATATGATGTGCCAGCTAGCATCAATAAGCTTCTTGAAAACATCGCCCAAATACGTTATAGCTATCATAAAATTTTAGATGAGAATAAGTTTTATTCACGGGGAGGCATGTATTTAGAGGCATCTCTTCAGATAAAAAAGAAGCAATTAGAAGAGTTTAAAGCAGTAGTATTTTGTAACTTTTTTTATCTGCACAGTACTGAAATGGAAATTATGAAGGAAGTTAAGGCTAGCGGCAAGGGTTTTTTTATTTTTCAAGGTTCAAGCCGTGAGTGGTCGGTATTAAATAAAACTGCAACTGAACTCGAAGTGACTATCGAGCCGAATTCTAAAGAGGTAAGCCGTCCGAATTTAAATTTTTATCAGGGTTTTGATATGCATTCAGAAGTAGTTCTTGCTCATCATGCGTTTAAGAAAGTTAAGAACAAAGAAAATACAGTAATTGTTTTACCTAAAACTGAGACTTTGATTCCTTTACTTACTGAGGTCGCTCCTTCAATTGGTGCATGTAATGTTTCGATGGGGTATCCTCTGAAGCGTAGCTCGCTGTTTGTTTTGCTCCATCTTCTACGAAAAGTCCAAGAAAGTAAAAAAGACTCAAAAGTATACACCCGAGATTACCTAAATTTAATTAGGCACCCGTTAGTTAAAAATTTGAAGATTTCTAGCGATCCAGTAATAACTCGGATTATTGTACATAAGTTAGAGGAGTTGTTGCAGGGTAGTGAAACTAGTACAATTGGTGGTAGTTTATTTTTATCTCTTTCAGATATAGAACATGAGGCAAAAATTTATTCCTTGGCTGTCCAGACGCTTAAAAGTATCAATATTAACGTTGAGGAGGCCGAATGTAGACGGGTGTTGCTTAAGCTTCATCAGTTATTTTTTTCAATTTGGAAAGAGAATGGTACTTTTTTTGATTTTGCTGATAATTTTAAAAAGGTTTTAGGATTCCTTGTTGAAAATAGTGCGCTGGATAAATTTTCTTTAAACCTAAAGGTTATTGAAAAACTTCAAAATTTAATTGATGAGTTTAAAAGTCTGTCATTTAAAGATCAAATATTTTCTAGCAGCCAGATTTGGGAGATTTTTGAGCAAAAGCTTGAATATGAAAAGATATCATTTATTGGCTCTCCGTTAAAGGGAACCCAGGTGTTAGGCCTTTTTGAGACACGTTCTTTAAGTTTTGAAAATGTTATTGTTCTTGATCTTAATGAAGGGGTCTTACCTAAATTGAAGATTTATGAGCCTTTAATCCCGCGTGAAGTTATGCTTAATTTAGGTTTAAGTCGTCTCGAAAAGGAAGAAGAAATTCAAAGATATCAGTTTAGTTCGCTGATTGCTTCGGCCAAGGTTGCTGATTTGATATATGAAAAAAGTCAGGAAAAAGAAAAGAGTCGGTTTGTTGAAGAAATATTTTGGAGAATTCAAAAAGAAAAAGGAAATCTTTCGGCGGCAACCGTTTCCGGTGTTTCATTTTCTATTGCTACTAGCTTAAAACAGACTGTGATTAAGAAAACAGTTCCGGTAATTGAATTTTTAAAAAAGGAGAAATATTCTGCTAGTCGGCTCAATACTTACCTTAGCTGTCCGTTAAAGTTTTACTATCAATATGTTTTGGGCTTAAAAGAGCAGGAAGATGTGCTTGATGAGCCGCAGAGCTCTCACATTGGAACTTTTATTCATGAGCTTCTTGAGGAAACCTTTAAGAAGTTTAAGGGCCGCCAACCGTTGATTAATCAAAGCTTCAGAGATTACTTTTTTAAGAAGATGGATGTTAAGTTTGAAAATGAACTTGCGCCGCGCATGAAATCTGATTCTTTTTTACTTGCGCGAATAATTAAAAACCGCCTTGAGCGATTTCTTGACAATGAAAAGGAGCGTTCGGTTAAAAAGATTATTTGCTTAGAGGAGAGGCGGGTTGGGCGGTTGAGTTTAGATAACTACTCTTTAGAATTTAACTACACGGTAGATAGGATCGACCAGCTAGGAGATGATAGCCTGGTAATCATTGATTATAAGACTGGCGGAGCAGATTTTTCACCTAAGAAACTTAAAGTTCTTCAAAAGATGGAGATGAGTCGAGATTCGATAAAAGAGTGCATAAGATCATTTCAGCTTCCGCTTTATTATTATTTTACTTTACAGGAATTTCCTAATAAAAGTATTAATGCTCAAATTTATAATTTGCGTAGTTTAGAGCGCAAAAGTTTTATTGCTGAAAGTGACTACTCACAGCGAGAGAGGGTATTAGAAATTTGCTTAAGGGCTTTAGCTACAGTATTCGATGAGCTGTTTGACTCTAAGATTGACTTTTTGCCTGAGAAGGAGGAAAGGAAATGTTCCTTTTGTCCTTTTAGATGGTTTTGCGTCTAGGGCGAGGGGGGATTATTTTTTCTTTTTTGTGCGTCGCTTTTGGGATGGTTTTATGAAATATTGTCGTTCTCGGAACTTCTTAACAATCCCTTCTTTTTTACATTGAGCCCGAAAACCGCGCAAAGCTCTTTCAAAATCTTCATTTTTGTTAATTTGTACTTCAGCCATTGATTCCTCCTGGTTTCGAATGTTATACCATAATTATCATATTTTTCAAAGAAAAAATATTGGGGTTAAAAAAGGGGCAATTTTGGCCTTTATCCTTAGGCTTAATTGTGGTATGATTTTTATCAATGGTTAAAGATAAAAAGCTTAATTTAAAGGATATTTTCTGTATTGCTACCGGGGCGATGATCTCATCAGGCCTTTTTGTCCTACCAGCTATTGCCTATCGCTATAGTGGGCCTTCGATAATTTTAGCTTATCTTGTTGCCGGTCTTTTAATGATTCCTTCCATTTTTAGTAAATCTGAGCTTCTTACAGCTATGCCCAAGTCCGGAGGCACCTATTTTTTCATCGAGAGAAGCTTTGGCCCACTTTTAGGTATTTTCGGCGGGTTAGCCAGTTGGTTTTCACTTAGCTTGAAGAGTGCTTTTGCTCTAATCGGTATCGGTGTATTTTTAGAATATTTTTTGCCTTCAGCGAGCAGTCCTCAACTTTACTTTTTCATTAAGCTGATTGCGGCTTCTTTCTGTATAGTTTTTGTTTTAGTAAATATATTCAGTGTGCGCTTGAGTGCACGGTTACAGAACGTTTTAGTTTTCTTTTTACTTACGATTTGCGTTTCTTATATAGTTTTTGGGATAAAAAACATAAATTATGATAACTTTCGTCCTTTTATGTCTAAAGGTGTTTGGCCGTTTTTTTCGGTAGTCGGTTTAGTTTTTGTTTCTTATGGAGGTCTTACTAAGGTAGCTTCAATTGCCGAGGAAACTAAAGATCCTTCGCGAACTATTCCGGTTGGTATGTTTTTATCTTTCTTGGTGGTTCAAGTGATCTATGTTTTATCTGTAGCAGTGACAATTGGCTTGCTTTCATCGGGAGAATTAACTTCAACTTTTACCCCCTTAACTCATGGGGCGATTAAAATTGGCGGAATAACCTTTGGTATAGTTATTTCTCTGGCTGCGCTGGCGGCCTTTATTACTACTGCTAATGCCGGTATTTTGTCTTCTGCTCGGGTGCCTTATGCCATGGCTAAAGACAGCTTGCTTCCTTCTAAATTTTCTTTAGTTTCAAAAAAGTTCAATACTCCTTATGTTTCGATAATTTTTACCGGCTTGTTTATGCTTTTTTTGATACTTTTTTTGGATTTAGAAAATTTAGTTAAGACTGCCTCAACTTTGATGATTATTCTTTTTATTTTTGATAATCTTTCGGTAATTATAATGCGTCAAAGTCGCTTGATAAACTATCGGCCTAATTTCCGTTCGCCGTTTTATCCCTGGATGCAAATATTTGCCATTTTTGCATACGGATTTTTAATTTTTAAAATGGGCATAATACCTTTGGCGATAAGTGCTGGTTTTATCGGTGTGAGTTTAATTTGGTTTGGTTTTTCATCGCGAAAGATTAAGCGCCAATCTGCCCTGATGCATATTGTTGAGCGGGTAACTGCTAAGGAGTTCGTAGATATATCTTTGGAAGATGAGTTAAAAGAAATTCTTCATAAGCGGGATAATGTTATTAAGGATCGTTTTGATCATTTGATTGAGAAATGTTTAGTTCTAGACTTAGATAAAGATATAACTAGGGATGGTTTTCTTTCTTTGATTTCAGAGGCTTTGCATCAGAGATTAGATATCGATAAGAAAATCGTTAAAGATTTACTTATTGAGCGAGAAGAACAGTCAACCACAGTAATTGAAAAGGGCTTGGCTTTGCCGCATATCGTTGTTGAGGGGAAGAATAAGTTTGAGATAGTTATTGTTCGTTCAAAAGAGGGCCTAGCTTTTTCACATGAGAAAGATCCGGTTCATATTGTATTTGTTTTGGCTGGTTCAAAGGATGAGCGAAATTTTCATCTTAGATCACTTATGGCAATTGCTCAGATTGTTCAAGGACATAACTTTCATAAGGATTGGATGCGAATGAAAGATGGTGAATCGTTACGAATGTTAGTTTTATCTTCAACCCGCAAACGAGATATATGATACCTAAAACAAAAATCATTGCTACCCTAGGCCCGGCGAGTAATACCGAGGCTGTTCTGAGAAAAATGTACCTGAGTGGTCTTGATATAGTACGGCTTAATTTTTCACACGGTAACCATCAAGAACATTTACAACGAGTGAAGATCGTCCGTATGCTTAATAAAAAATTGCATCGGGCAGTTAAGATAATGCAGGATTTAGAGGGTTATCGTCTGCGAGTCGGTAAGTTAAAAGAGCAATTTTATTTAAAAAAAGGTGAAAAACTTTACTTAACTCAGGAAGATATTCTGGGAGATAGAGGAGAAGTGTCTTTTGACTATAAAGGTTCGTTGAGACGCATTAAAAAAGGATTTTTAATCCATATTGATGATGGTCGGATAACTCTGAGAGTTTTGTCAGTTGAAAAAAAGTGCCTAAAAACTCGAGTAGTTACCGAAGGTCAATTAAGGGATTCAAAGGGGATAAATATCCCTGAGGCAAAATTAGAGTTTGAGGCGCTTACCGATAAAGATAAAAAGGATGTAAAAGTAGCCATAGCTCAGAAATTTGATTATATTGCTCAATCTTTTGTGAGTTCAGCTAAAGATTTAAAGTTACTTAAAAATATAGTTTTACCGAAGCATCCAAAATGTAAGTTTTATGCTAAGGTTGAAAGTAGAATTGCTTTGGTTAATTTAGATGAAATTATTAACGAAGCTGATGGAATAATCGTTGCTCGTGGCGATCTTGGTATTTGTGTTCCAATCTATAAAGTCCCCACCATTCAGAAAGAGATTGTTAAGAAGTGCCATTCTAAGAATAAGCCGGTAGTTGTGGCGACTCAAATGCTGGACAGTATGACTGACCAAGCGTTACCGACTCGGGCTGAGGTAAGTGATGTAACTAATGCTATTCTTGATGGTGCGACTCATCTTCTTCTATCGGCTGAAACGGCAGTTGGCCGGCATCCTCAGAGAGTAGTAGATATGATGAATAAGGTAATTAAGAACACTGAGAGCTATCAGAGAAAGTTAAAGGATTTATTGAAATGAGGATATTAATAACAGCCGGAGCAACCTGGGTTAAGGTTGATGAGGTGCGGATCTTTACGAATTGCTTTACTGGTAAGAGCGGGCTTTATTTAGCCCGAGAACTAAAGAAAAAAGGTCATTCAGTCACTCTTTTGATAAACCCTCATTGTACCGGCAAGATAAGTGATATCACTTCAGTTTATTATCGTTATTTTGATGAATTTAAAAGTAAAGTTTATCAAATTTTACGAAAGAAAAATTATGACGCTATAATTCACATGGCTGCAGTGAGTGATTATCAGTTAAGGGTCCCTAAAAAAGGCAAGATTCCATCGGGCAGGAGCAACCTAATATTAAAACTGGTGCCGGCTGAGAAGATCGTTAAGACAATTAGAAAACTAGCCAAGGAAGCACTATTAATCCAATTTAAATTAGAAGCCAATCGTAAAGGTTTAAAGGAGAAGGCCTATAAAAGTCTAAAAAGCAATAAAAGTGATTTTGTGGTTGCTAATAGTCTAACCGATATGGACTTAGGTTATAAGGCTTTCTTAATTAATGATAAGAAAAAAGTGATTAATATCGGATCTAAAAAAGCCCTTGCTGATACTTTGAATCGGATTATAATAAAACAATCATGGAAAAAGGTCTAAAAAATAGCAATATTCTGATTGGTGTTTGCGGAGGGATATCATCTTATAAAACCTGTGAGCTGGTACGCCTTTTCATTAAGGGTGGTTTTTCAGTTAAGGTAATGATGACTAATTCGGCAACTAAATTTGTTACTCCATTGGTTTTTCAGGAGCTTTCCAGAAACTCGGTTTATATTGATATGTTTAATTTAACTAAAGAGGAGAATGTTAAACATATAAGTCTTGCCCAATGGGCTGATATTTGTGTAGTTGCACCACTCTCAGCTAATACCCTTTCTAAAGTAGCTTGCGGTATTTGCGATAATCTTTTGACTACGGTTATTTGCGCCTTACCTAAAGATGTAAAAGTTTTGCTGGCTCCGGCAATGAATGAATTTATGTGGAAGAATCCAATTATTCAGGATAACGTTGCCAAGCTTAAAGGTCTAAAAAAGTACATAGCTCTTGAGTCGGAGAGAGGCGAACTTGCCTGTGGCGCTTACGGAGAAGGCCGAATGCCTGAAGTGGTTGAAATCTACAAGAAAACAAAATCTCTCCTTAGGAAATAGTTTGACGATGTCAATTTACCTTCTTTTTACTATACTTGCCGTACTTGTAATAATTCTGATTATCCTTATTTTTAAATTAGGTAAGGACAAGGAAGATATTCTTCTTCATGGCAAGTTAGACTCTTTGCGAGAGGAGCTTACTAAAAATATTATCCAGACCCAGGACAATGCTCTTAGTTCTCATCGGGCGGTATCCGAAGAATTAACCAAGCTTTATGAAAAAATCGGCGGCTTAGACCGAGAGAGTCGAGAAATTCTTCAACTCACCAAGTCTTTTCATGATATCCTAAAGCCGACTAAAAGCCGTGGAGAATTGGGTGAAAGTATTTTAGAGAACTTGCTTCGCGACATTTTGCCTGGTGAGGTAGTGGTTGCTCAATATGGATTTAAAGACGGAAAGAAGGTTGATTTTGTAATTAAACTTCCTTCAAATCTTGTACCGATTGATGCTAAATTTTCGCTTGAGGCTTTTAAGAATTATCTAGATGCCGAAGAAGCTGATAAAAAGCGCCAGCGTAAGTCTTGTATCGATAGTATAAAAAAACGAATCAGCGAAACAGCAGGTTATATCTATCCTGACGAAGGAACAACTGACTTTGCTTTAATGTACGTACCTTCAGAGGCAGTTTATTATTTTATTGTTACCGAAACCCAACTTTTAGAGTTTGCTCATCAGAAGAAGGTGTTTGTGGTTGGTCCGAATACGCTTTATGCGTACCTAAAGACTATTTTTATTGGTTTTCAGGCAATGAAGATAGAAAAAAGAGCAAAGCAGATTTATGATAGTTTAAAGCGTTTAGATAAAGATGTTTCGAATTTTATAAGGGAGTACAACATTTTAGGGACGCATATCCGCAGCGCTTCCTTAAAATATGATGATGTAGCAAAGAAGGCAGAGAATATTTCTTCAAAGTTAAGTTTAATTGGGAGTGATTCTGATGAGAATAAAAGTGAGAGTGATTCCAAAAGCCAAGAAGACCAGGATCACCCAAGACAAAGAAGTCCTGAAAGTGTATCTCAATGAGCCGGCAATTGAAGGCAGGGCTAATAAAAAGTTGTTTGAACTTTTGGCTGAACATTTTCAAGTAAAGAAATATCAAATTTCTATAGTGAAGGGTCAGAAGCAAAGAGATAAGATAGTTGAGATTAATTTTTAAAAAAGGTTGGCGATGAGGAAGAGTTTTACTTTAATCGAGTTGATTGTAGTCATTGCGATTATCGCAATTCTAGCAGCAATCATCGCCCCTAATGCTTTTAGAGCAATCCAAAAAGCCAAGGCGTCTAGAATAATAGCTGACTTCACTGCTATTAAGAGTGCAAGCATGAGCTTTTATGCTGATACCGGTAGTTGGCCGGTAAATATTGAACCTAGGCCAGATCCCGGAGGTACTAATTCTTGGACTTGGATAAAAA
Proteins encoded in this window:
- the rpsU gene encoding 30S ribosomal protein S21 — protein: MAEVQINKNEDFERALRGFRAQCKKEGIVKKFRERQYFIKPSQKRRTKKKK
- a CDS encoding PD-(D/E)XK nuclease family protein, which encodes MEKVVSLNLSDNFIERLADFILDNFKDTTDFSNIACVFGGKRPSLFLRRALSEKIKKPFYPPTIFTIDEFVEYSLGASAKRPIGDLEAAYCVYNIVAKYSPSLLKKRKGFAEFLPWAREINSFIEQLDLENISNQKLKGIASSAEIGYDVPASINKLLENIAQIRYSYHKILDENKFYSRGGMYLEASLQIKKKQLEEFKAVVFCNFFYLHSTEMEIMKEVKASGKGFFIFQGSSREWSVLNKTATELEVTIEPNSKEVSRPNLNFYQGFDMHSEVVLAHHAFKKVKNKENTVIVLPKTETLIPLLTEVAPSIGACNVSMGYPLKRSSLFVLLHLLRKVQESKKDSKVYTRDYLNLIRHPLVKNLKISSDPVITRIIVHKLEELLQGSETSTIGGSLFLSLSDIEHEAKIYSLAVQTLKSININVEEAECRRVLLKLHQLFFSIWKENGTFFDFADNFKKVLGFLVENSALDKFSLNLKVIEKLQNLIDEFKSLSFKDQIFSSSQIWEIFEQKLEYEKISFIGSPLKGTQVLGLFETRSLSFENVIVLDLNEGVLPKLKIYEPLIPREVMLNLGLSRLEKEEEIQRYQFSSLIASAKVADLIYEKSQEKEKSRFVEEIFWRIQKEKGNLSAATVSGVSFSIATSLKQTVIKKTVPVIEFLKKEKYSASRLNTYLSCPLKFYYQYVLGLKEQEDVLDEPQSSHIGTFIHELLEETFKKFKGRQPLINQSFRDYFFKKMDVKFENELAPRMKSDSFLLARIIKNRLERFLDNEKERSVKKIICLEERRVGRLSLDNYSLEFNYTVDRIDQLGDDSLVIIDYKTGGADFSPKKLKVLQKMEMSRDSIKECIRSFQLPLYYYFTLQEFPNKSINAQIYNLRSLERKSFIAESDYSQRERVLEICLRALATVFDELFDSKIDFLPEKEERKCSFCPFRWFCV
- a CDS encoding DNA recombination protein RmuC codes for the protein MSIYLLFTILAVLVIILIILIFKLGKDKEDILLHGKLDSLREELTKNIIQTQDNALSSHRAVSEELTKLYEKIGGLDRESREILQLTKSFHDILKPTKSRGELGESILENLLRDILPGEVVVAQYGFKDGKKVDFVIKLPSNLVPIDAKFSLEAFKNYLDAEEADKKRQRKSCIDSIKKRISETAGYIYPDEGTTDFALMYVPSEAVYYFIVTETQLLEFAHQKKVFVVGPNTLYAYLKTIFIGFQAMKIEKRAKQIYDSLKRLDKDVSNFIREYNILGTHIRSASLKYDDVAKKAENISSKLSLIGSDSDENKSESDSKSQEDQDHPRQRSPESVSQ
- the pyk gene encoding pyruvate kinase, which produces MIPKTKIIATLGPASNTEAVLRKMYLSGLDIVRLNFSHGNHQEHLQRVKIVRMLNKKLHRAVKIMQDLEGYRLRVGKLKEQFYLKKGEKLYLTQEDILGDRGEVSFDYKGSLRRIKKGFLIHIDDGRITLRVLSVEKKCLKTRVVTEGQLRDSKGINIPEAKLEFEALTDKDKKDVKVAIAQKFDYIAQSFVSSAKDLKLLKNIVLPKHPKCKFYAKVESRIALVNLDEIINEADGIIVARGDLGICVPIYKVPTIQKEIVKKCHSKNKPVVVATQMLDSMTDQALPTRAEVSDVTNAILDGATHLLLSAETAVGRHPQRVVDMMNKVIKNTESYQRKLKDLLK
- a CDS encoding UvrD-helicase domain-containing protein; translated protein: MNSKKDLGLDKFPQVVVVEASAGSGKTFALAKRYLELIASPKLIKEPLSLRSILAITFTNKATIEMKERILDLLKKIALDGFLSQAEREDILNLLGLDQEKAKLIAHDIVDRIVRHYNFFQVKTIDSFINALLLGCALNIDRSSSFKIKRDYRHHLAFCLDLVIDQASSNRVILKLLEEFLDHYLFVENRKGWFPKEDILSLMHSLFTLSNKFGGLFQVYKGKGLDVIKMKRHIYQKIVELSLTLPEGINANAFRSIVGFVDKSENIFDIADIPQSLTKSNPLMNKEKVAPEDFIKRWRSIHGQLVELIELDATVAYNPYVALFHKLLEFFQVISKKEDVLFLEELNHKARLLFDQEGLTVAEAYYRLATRFRHYLIDEFQDTSILQWRNLEPMIDEALSTGGSLFYVGDKKQAIYRFRGGESGLFDEIKGKFSRYNVIPTQLTNNWRSQKAIIDFNNRIFSKDNLAKALELSGINEALSGDSGGCSEIADVFKDAFQKGRDKNCMGYVSVEHLDEKNQSERNEIMQPKIIGLLKSLSERFRYEDIAILTRNNSEVELISSWLLSEKIPVESEKTLNVIENSLIKEVICLLKFLNSPIDDLSFVGFILGEIFIKASGVSREQISQFIFELHSKRKGSGGISFYRKFAKQYPKIWKQYFEDFFQSVGFISVYELLSSIYNRFSLFANFSKQQAFFMKFFELVKQREDEYVGIGEFLDYLESAASEDLYVTITHSDSVKVLTVHKSKGLEFPVVIIPFFRIEISPETGAKGTNSYVLPGNENQDLGLVRITKTHRLFSKKLNKIYAQNYKKACIDELNNIYVALTRPKHELYIFIPNKSGPSSNKASFFIPKDLTKLGVQKEYSDLKKDITQPMIETQGQDYRNWIDVLGEKKTPKSEVINREKILEGKVIHALLAQIKNYSVRDKSLAVDEAIAIVKRDYPNIDNFAQYKNKLIKLVEDERFKDIFYSGEAKVYCEKEVVNKYGDLKRVDRLIIGEKDITIIDYKSTSSQMDKDREQVKEYLEIFSGIYSKKKLKGFIVYLDDFSLEEVKF
- a CDS encoding DUF167 domain-containing protein, translating into MRIKVRVIPKAKKTRITQDKEVLKVYLNEPAIEGRANKKLFELLAEHFQVKKYQISIVKGQKQRDKIVEINF
- a CDS encoding amino acid permease encodes the protein MVKDKKLNLKDIFCIATGAMISSGLFVLPAIAYRYSGPSIILAYLVAGLLMIPSIFSKSELLTAMPKSGGTYFFIERSFGPLLGIFGGLASWFSLSLKSAFALIGIGVFLEYFLPSASSPQLYFFIKLIAASFCIVFVLVNIFSVRLSARLQNVLVFFLLTICVSYIVFGIKNINYDNFRPFMSKGVWPFFSVVGLVFVSYGGLTKVASIAEETKDPSRTIPVGMFLSFLVVQVIYVLSVAVTIGLLSSGELTSTFTPLTHGAIKIGGITFGIVISLAALAAFITTANAGILSSARVPYAMAKDSLLPSKFSLVSKKFNTPYVSIIFTGLFMLFLILFLDLENLVKTASTLMIILFIFDNLSVIIMRQSRLINYRPNFRSPFYPWMQIFAIFAYGFLIFKMGIIPLAISAGFIGVSLIWFGFSSRKIKRQSALMHIVERVTAKEFVDISLEDELKEILHKRDNVIKDRFDHLIEKCLVLDLDKDITRDGFLSLISEALHQRLDIDKKIVKDLLIEREEQSTTVIEKGLALPHIVVEGKNKFEIVIVRSKEGLAFSHEKDPVHIVFVLAGSKDERNFHLRSLMAIAQIVQGHNFHKDWMRMKDGESLRMLVLSSTRKRDI
- a CDS encoding phosphopantothenoylcysteine decarboxylase codes for the protein MRILITAGATWVKVDEVRIFTNCFTGKSGLYLARELKKKGHSVTLLINPHCTGKISDITSVYYRYFDEFKSKVYQILRKKNYDAIIHMAAVSDYQLRVPKKGKIPSGRSNLILKLVPAEKIVKTIRKLAKEALLIQFKLEANRKGLKEKAYKSLKSNKSDFVVANSLTDMDLGYKAFLINDKKKVINIGSKKALADTLNRIIIKQSWKKV